The Pseudomonadota bacterium nucleotide sequence AAGTTACGGCAGACCGATGAGCGCCGGGAATGGATGGCACAGTGGACCTTTTTACCGATGATCCCCATTAAGGCTTTACAGCGTGGATTCTGGCCGTTTGTCCCGAGCATGAAGGCGCGGTGATGCGATAACTGGCCGGTCAGTTCAATTGGTACACAGCTAACGTCCTCTCCTGCCTCAGACCAGTAAAAAGAGACCCGGTAGGAGGCGCAGCAGGCGCCGCATTCGAGGCAGGGATTATTGCTTGTGCCGATCATGCGTAACTTTCTGAAATCAAATAGGAAATTTGTTTATCTGGCTGTAGCGCGCAAGAATATGCGATAAGTTGAAGGAAAAAGCAATGAAAAAAGATGTCGGAAGGTAAAAGGAGGTCAGATTTTTGACCTTGCCAAATGGATCATTCAATAAAATTTAAAAGGCTTTCATGAGTATTTACACACCAACTTTCTGTTTTTTTTCAGATTAGAACACCTGGTCCTCCCTGAGTCTCGTAACTCTCGCGAACCTATCCAGGTCAAGGCCAGTTATTACTCTGTGCCTTCTGGCCCGGTGTCCGGATTTTTACTTCTTCTTACCCTGTTTTTCGTCTTCTTCCATCAACTGGATAATCATCTCTGCCTGTTTATAGCCGGGGATTACGCGACCATCGGGGTAGATCAATGTCGGGGTTGATTGGACACCGATTTTCAGCGCCAGGGCAATGTTCTTGTCAATTTCGTCGGTATCACAGTCCGGAGGAGGGATTTCTTTGCCGGCAAGGCTGTCTTCCAGTAATTGTGCAGAGTTTTTGCAGATGATGGTTTTGGCCTTTTCATACGCCTTTGGGTGAGATTGCAGCGGAAACATTTTAATGAAAAAGGCAATATCAGGGTTTTTCTCAACCACGGCTTTCATCTCAGAGTGGATTTTCATGCAGTAACTGCATTCCGGATCATCAAACACAATGATTTTTTTTGGTGCATTCGGGTTCCCGATGATTATGGCTTTATCCAACGGAACCTGAGTGATGTCAATTTTATTCAGGCGGATGAATCTGTCGCGGGTGACATCTGTTTTGTTGTTCAACCTGAGGATTGATCCGGTGAGTATATATTGTTTGGAGAAATCAATATAAATGGGAATGGTCTTGTCCCGCTGCTTGATGTCCACGGCCCATAGTCCGGGCACTTCACTGAAGGTAATGTCCATGACCTCAATGGATTTATCGTTGAGAAGCGTTACAGCCTCTTCTTTGGTTAAGTTGTGGCAATCCTTGCATTCTCCTGTGCCGCAGCCGTCCTTGACAAAGGAGGTTGCTGGGGAGGTCATGATGAACAGTATCGAAAGAAAAATTCCAGTGATTACCAATGGTTTCATTTTGTTTTGCGCCTGTTATTTGTTGAAGGTTTGGTTTGCTGATTCGATAACTTGATATGTGATTAATGAGTGTTTTTCAATAAAATTGTTCCGCAGCAACAGGATTTCTTTCCCGGGAAATTTATTCGGGTTAGGGATTTTCAGTTTTTACCTGTTCCGGGCCAAAGGGTTTCAGGAGGATTATCAGTTGCGGCAACAGGGTAAGTGCCGCAAGCAGGGCCACGACCATGGCGAATCCGGTAAAGATTCCAAAATAGATGGTCGGGATGAAATTGGACATGATCAGGATGGAAAAGCCGATGATAATCGTCAATGATGTATAGTACATGGCTTTACCGATACTGCCGTGGCATCGGTAGACCGTAGCCAGATAATTCCGGTCAACGGGAAATTCCGCTTTGAACCGATGTATATAATGGATGGTGTCGTCAACCGCGATGCCGATGGTTATCGCGGCAATGGTGATGGTCATCATGTCCAGGGGGATGCCGAACAGGCCCATGGTTCCCAGTACCATTGCAGCGGGCAGCAGGTTCGGGACTATGGCAATCAGCGCAACCAGCAGCGAGCGGAAAAGCACCATGAACATCAATACGATCCCCAGGAATACCATGCCGATAGTGAGAATCTGTGAACGGTAGAGGCTTTGCAGCATGTTGTTATAGAGGACGAACATATTGGTGAAATGGATCTGGTCGTCGCTCAAACCCAGCTCTTTTTTTACGAAACCCCGGATGTTTTCAAGCAGCTCTTTTCTCTGTAGATTTTTGTCGGTCTCGGTTGCCCGCATGGTAATCCGCGCTTGGGGAATGTCTTCTGAGACATAGGGGTCAATCAGAAGTTTCCGGATGTTTTCAGGGCTTTTCTTGTGCAGCAGAGAGATTTCATAATTTTCAAGAGATGTATTGTCATTGAGGCGTCTGGCGATTTTCATTGCAGTGGCGATTGACAAAACCTCGCCGATTTCGGGGAAATCTTCGAGATAATCATGAACTTTTTCGATCTGTTCCATTCGGAAGGATGAGGCGAACCATGCGGTTTCGTCGTCCTTATCTCCTAATTCATCAAACGGGTCGATTTCATCAGACTCCTGCTTTGCCGTGACGGCCTTAAAGTCGATTATCAGATCAAGGGGGGTTGTGCCGCCCAGTTTCTGGTCAATGAGTTTCATTCCCTGATAGATCTCGGTTCTTTCTCGGAAATAATCTATAAAGCGGTTTTCAACTTTGAGTTTGGAGATGCCGATGCCGCTGACAATCGTAAGGATTATGCTCGCTATAAGAATTTTCCCGCCATGGGCTTCGGTGATTCGTGCAAAAAACAGCGTAAACGGGGGCCTGGATTTTTTTTTGGTATTTTGGGTTTCCTCGGAGCCTTTGGCGAGAAGCACGGCGGTGGCAGGAAAGAGTACAAAAGAAAGAATAAAGGAAACGATCAGTCCGATGGTCATCATCAAGCCGAAATCCATTACCGGGCGGATGTCGCTGACCAGAAGAGATATGAATGCGACAATGGTGGTGAGGGAGGTATACAGGCAGGGAATCACTTTGAGGCGTACTGTTTCACGGACCAGGGTTCGCTGGTCGGCATCGGGCATTTGTGCATGGAGTTCGCGATAATGGACGATCAGATGAATGGTGAGCGACATGGTGAAAATCAGCATCAGGGAGATGAAATTTGATGAAATAACTGTTACCCGCCAGTCGGCGTAGCCAAGATAACCGATCATCGTCAGGCCTGCGGCAAGACAGCAAAGCATGGGCAGAATTACCCAGCGCGGTTTGCGGAAGATGATCGCCAGGGTGATGAGCAGGAAGAAGAAAACGCCGATGCCGAAGACGATAAGGTCGTTTCTGATAAAGGCGGTCATGTCGGTGACGATCATCGGCACCCCCCCGAGAAAGACCTGGGCGTTTGGCCGGTATTTGCCCATCACCTGTCGTATGGCGCCGACAAGTTCATTCTGCTTCTTGGTTACTACTGTCAGATGCCGGCGGAACTCTTCAGACACTTCCTGGAGTTGGTTTTCTTCATCAGGAGAAATTTGGCTGTCGTATTTTTTTTCGCGGAGCTTGTAACGGGTTTTCAATAAGTTCCGGTATTTTGCATCCGGGAGAAGATTGATCAAAATCGCTGTGGTCTGTCCGTCCTGGCTCAACAGACGGTTTCGGTACAGCGGACTGTCGCGCAGTTCTAATTTGACGGCATCCATATCAAGGCCCGGATCTTCCAGAGTCTTGATTTTTTCAGTATCCAGCAGATCTCCCAGGGAAACATCGGAACTGAAAAGCAGCGGGACGTCAAGAATGGTGACCAGCGAGGCGACGCCGTCAAGTGTCTTCAGTTCATTACGGAATGATTTCAAATCAGCGAGGGAATTTTTACTGAAAAGATCCTGCTTGGGGGAGTAGGTCAGCACCAGGACATCATTTGTGCCGTAGCGTTCGGTGATCTGGCGATGATATCGCAGGGCAAAATCGTTTTCAAGCACCAGAGAATCAGCAGATGCGTCGAGCTTGAATTCGGGTATCTTGAAAACAAAAAAGCCGATTATGGCAAGGGTCACCAGAAGAGAAACAACCGGTCGCTCAAGAATGAGTTTATCGTAAATACGTATAAAAAAAGAGCCCATAGGAAATATCTGCAATAATAGTGTTTGATTGAGCCGGATCAGTCGGCATATTGTCTGTAACAATAGCTGGACGGGAAAGAGAAGACAAGGATAAAAAATGAAAAGATTAGTTGGCAACTTGTTGATATCATTTCAGATGGAGGAATAATCGGCGAAGAGATAAAGAAGACTGGAGCGTAAGAGATCAATATACTGAGAAAAGAAGGATTGACGAGGGGTATTGATTTAATATATGGATCGGACTCGTAATCGGGAACTATTTCTTGACCCGTCAATATATTACGGGTTATTTTGTTTTCTGTATACGCTTGTAAAATGGGCTGTTTCTCGATGATAATTTATTCCCACAGGTTTTAATTAGTTAATGGATTTAAGAATAAGGGGTTGGGGCATAGTTTTTTTTTGCGGGCTGATTTTTTATGCCGTCATGTTTGTTTCATTGCCTGCTGCATTTGCTGCAGAGGATGAAAGCGTTGATTTGTCAATAAATGAATCGTTAGGTGAAGAGGATTGGGTCGATCCCTTTGAAGACGAATATAATGATGCAAGTGAAAATGTCCAGGAGAGTCTCTGGGTTGATCCGTTGGAACCGGTCAACCGGGCGTTTTTTTACTTTAACGATAAGTTTTATTTCTGGTTATTAAAACCCGTATCCCAAGGGTATGCTTTTGTGATGCCGCAGGTCGGCCGGGTCGGCATCAGTAATGTTTTCCGTAATTTGATGATGCCGGTGCGATTTGCCAACAGTTTTCTCCAGGGGGAATTAGTAGATTCCGGAGTGGAGCTGACCCGTTTTCTGGTGAATTCAACGGTGGGAATAGTAGGATTTTTTGATCCGGCCAAGGATTGGCTCGGGCTTGAAGAAAGCCAGGAGGATTTTGGCCAGACTCTGGGATTATATGGGGTTGGCGATGCTGTTTACTTCTGCTGGCCGATTCTGGGCCCTTCAAATCTGCGCGATACCATCGGCCTGAGCGGCGATTATTTTTTGAACCCCATTTCTTATCTTGCCTTGTCTGAACCACTGGCGGGCTATGGCGCTGAAAGTGTTAAGAGGATTAACAAGACCTCCTTGAACATCGGCAAATACGAGACGATTAAAGAAGATTCATTTGATCCATATATTGCTGTTCGAGATGTTTATCTGCAGTATCGCCGCGGGAAGATTACGGAATAATTTATAATTTAAGACCTTTGCTGGCTTTCCGCAGGCCCGCTGACTAATGTATAAAGGAATGTTACAATGAAACACCCGTACAGGAATTGTTGTGTAAAGATTATGAAGATGCTTTTACTGATGCTCTGCCTTTTCATGTTATTCGGGACAACTGCCCAAGCAAAACAGGAGATACCTCCTTTGGGGCAGATACGATTAACGGTTGATAATATATTGACGGTTCTCAGGGATGAAACCCTCAAGTCTCCGGATAAGAATCAGGAGCGGCGGGAAAAAATATTGATCGAGGTCGACAAACGTTTTGATTTCGAGGAAATGACGCGTCTGGCTTTGGGTTCTGAATGGGACAAAAGAAACAAGAAAGAGCAGGAAGAATTTATCGATCTGTTTAAAAAGATCCTTGAAAATCGATATATCGGCAGGGTTGAAGCCTATTCGGATGAGCAGGTGAATTTTCAGGATGAATTAATCAAGGGCAATAAAGCGCTGGTTTCCAGCGTTTTTTCAAAGAACGGTCAGGAAATGTCGGTTGATTATAAACTTAAGAAAAATAGTGACAACTGGCTCGTCTACGACGTTATCATAGAAAAGGTCAGCCTGATTAAAAACTACCGGGCTGAGTTTGCACAGATTATTGCAAAGGAAGAGTATGCCGGTCTTCTGAAACGGCTTAAAGGAAAAGTCGAACAGATTTCCGAATAATTTGATTGCCATATTCGCAGATAAGCGAGCTTTGCGACACTCCGAAGCTCGATTGTGATCTGTGTTGAATTGTCTAACATATTGATTTTATTTGGTCTTGTCAAGAAAGGCGAAATTTTGTCAGATTGCATCAAGTTTGGGTGGCCCCCTCAAGATTTTCATCCCTGTAGAAATACTTCTGCACAAACTCGGAGCGTATTCCACAACAGGTTTTGGGCATTTTTATTGAAAATTATTACAGATTTCTCGTTTGCTCAATCCAATAGTAATTGCATTGAGCTGTGGGAAATAACTTGACATTGATTTAAAATCTCTTATATTCCATCGGTTTACAATTTAACAATAACTCCCTGGTCTATGGGTGGATAAGTGCTTGTTAAATTTGATGAAATACCCGAAGATGGTTTGCGGATTGAAATTGAGGACGAGTCCTGGTTCCCGGACCGTGATCTTAAGCGAACCGGTGCGGTCCGTTCATGGATTTTTCTTGAGAGACGTGGCTGTCGCGTTTTTGTATCGGGTTACATAGACGTTGAATTGCAATTGTCCTGTGACCGTTGTCTTGAAGCTTTTAGTTTCAGACCGATTCCTGATTTTCGTATGGTTGCAGAACTTGTTGCAAGCAGTTCGACTGGTCAATCCATTGAGGAACATTTGCTGGGTTCAAATGAAATGGATGTCATGTTCCTTGAGAAGCCGGTTATCGACGTATTTGAATTGCTGGATCAGCAGATTTTGTTGGCTTTACCCGTGAAAAAACTCTGTAATGAAGAATGCAGGGGGATCTGCAGTCAATGCGGATCGAACATCAACGTCCAGGTCTGCTCATGTGAGAGCAAGGCTAAAATAACACCCTTCACTGTGCTTGCGCAGTTAAAAAAATGAATTAAATCCTGTGGAGAAATATCTCCCGGAAAACCAATTAAAATTCTTAAAATTAATGACAAGATATATATCCGAAAGGAGGATTGATAATGGCATTACCAAAAAGAAGACATTCACATTCTAGAACCAGGAAGCGTCGTGCCAATGACGGCCTTACCGCACCAACTGTTTCATCCTGCCCAGAATGCGGCGAACCTAAATTGCCCCACACACTGTGCTCCGGTTGCGGAACCTATAAGGGCAAGTCCATAGTTAAACTCAATGAGGATGACCTGGAATAGGTGAATGATGGTGCAAATTGCACTGGACGCCATGGGGGGCGACAGGGGGCCGGATGAGCTGGTTGCCGGCGCTGTTCAGGCTGTAAACGAGATGGACCTTGAAGTGACACTTCTAGGTGATGAAAATCTCATTCATGATGCGCTAAAAAAACATCAGGGAAAGGACTCGGGGATCAGTGTTTTTCATGCCCCTGAAGTCATTTCCATGAATGAATCACCCATTGATGCTGTCCGGAAAAAAAAGAATTCTTCCATCGTTCAGGCCTTTAATCTCCAGAAACAGCAGAAAGTCGGGGCGGTTGTCAGTGCTGGGAATTCCGGTGCGACAATGGCTGCCGCTGTCATGCTCTTAGGCCGTCTTAAAAAAATAAGCAGGCCTGGAATAGCCAGTATTTTCCCCACCCTGAAAGGGCCGGTGGTAATGATGGATGTCGGGGCTAATGTTGACTGTCGACCTCAGCATCTTTTCCAGTTTGGCGTCATGGCCGCGGCCTTTTCAAAGATACTGTTCGGAGTTGAAAAACCCCGGATTGGTTTATTGAGTATCGGTGAAGAAGGGGGCAAGGGAAATATTCTCACCAAGAAATCCCACGAACTTTTTCAAAACAGTTCGCTGAATTATGTCGGCAATGTTGAGGGGCGTGATACCTTTCAGGGAGATGTCGATGTAATTGTCTGCGACGGGTTTGTCGGTAACGTCTGTCTGAAATTGAGCGAAGGGCTTGCCGAAGCGGTGGTCTCAATGCTCCGGGATGAAATCAATAAGTCTTTTGCTGCAAAAATGGGATATCTGCTGGCCCGTGGCGCTTTTAAAAATCTGCGAAAAAGAATTGATTACGCGGAATACGGTGGCGCACCGCTGCTTGGATTAAACGGCAACGGCATTGTCTGTCATGGAAGATCCAACGCCCTGGCAATAAAGAACGCCATTGGCGTGGCCGCAGAACTCGTGCGCAATAATGTCAACGACCATATTCTCAATCTTTTGCGGGAAAGCGATTATGGAGAGAAAATATCGTTTGACGATTCAGGCCTTCCCGATGATGGGGGAGTCCAATGATTTCAAGGGCGGTGATAATCGGCACAGGTTCCGCGCTTCCTAAGAGGGTTCTTTCCAACGTCGACCTGGAAAAGATGGTGGACACTTCCGATGAATGGATCACAAGTCGGACCGGCATTAAGGAAAGACGAATTGCCGGCAAAGGCGAGGAGACTTCAAAGCTTGCAGCTGCCGCCGCAAATAAGGCCCTTGAAATGGCTGGGCTTGCCGCAGATGAAATTGATCTGATAGTCGTTGCAACCATAACCGCCGAGATGGGCATGCCCTCCTGTGCCTGCCTGGTGCAAAAGGAAATCGGCGCATACAATGCCTTTGCTTATGATCTGAACGCCGCCTGCTCCGGTTTTCTCTACGGTCTTGACCTGGCTGATAAGTATATACGATGCACGCCCGATATGAAGATATTGGTCATCGGCGCCGAGAATCTCTCCACCAGGGTTAACTGGAAAGACCGGAATACCTGCATATTATTCGGTGACGGCGCGGGGGCTTGTGTGGTCACCGGCAATGATCAGGGGCGTGGATTAATTGCCAGCAAACTTTTTTCCGACGGCAGGCTTGCGAATTTATTATATATGGATAGTATTCCTTCTATGAATCCGGATCTTCAAAGGGATGATTATGAGGGACCCTATATAAGGATGGTCGGACCCGAAGTTTTTAAAAATGCCATTCGAGCCATGGAAGATTCAGTCAAGAAGATTCTTGATTCAGAAGGGATTTCCACCGATGATGTGGATATAGTAATTCCGCATCAGGCTAACATGCGGATTTTAAAGGGTTTATCCGACAGGATGGGAATATCTTCGGAAAAATTCTACATAAATGTTTATAAATATGGTAATACATCGGCGGCTAGTGTCGCAATTGCAATTGATGAAGCTAACCGGGAGGGGCGTCTTAAGCAGGGTGATCTCCTCCTTCTTTGTGTTTTCGGCAGCGGTTTTACGTGGGGTTCTTCTATTATCAAGTGGTAACGATAGCGGTTAATTCTGCAGGCGATTCTTTAGCCGGCTTGTATATTTTTGAATTTTGTCGATGAGACTCTGGCGGTTTGTTTTTTTAAATCCATGTGGCGAAAACGTGGTTTATCATTAACCATACGGCTGATAACCCTATAACAAAAGGTGAGTAGAGTGGATTATTTCTTGAGCGAAGAACAACAGATGATTGTTGATGTAGCTCGTCAGATTACTGATGAAATGATTATTCCGCAGCGGGTGGAACTTGATGAAAAAG carries:
- a CDS encoding ketoacyl-ACP synthase III, which produces MISRAVIIGTGSALPKRVLSNVDLEKMVDTSDEWITSRTGIKERRIAGKGEETSKLAAAAANKALEMAGLAADEIDLIVVATITAEMGMPSCACLVQKEIGAYNAFAYDLNAACSGFLYGLDLADKYIRCTPDMKILVIGAENLSTRVNWKDRNTCILFGDGAGACVVTGNDQGRGLIASKLFSDGRLANLLYMDSIPSMNPDLQRDDYEGPYIRMVGPEVFKNAIRAMEDSVKKILDSEGISTDDVDIVIPHQANMRILKGLSDRMGISSEKFYINVYKYGNTSAASVAIAIDEANREGRLKQGDLLLLCVFGSGFTWGSSIIKW
- a CDS encoding YkgJ family cysteine cluster protein; the protein is MIGTSNNPCLECGACCASYRVSFYWSEAGEDVSCVPIELTGQLSHHRAFMLGTNGQNPRCKALMGIIGKKVHCAIHSRRSSVCRNFISSWQDGRPQPDCDKVRARFNLDPLQPHHWQPDNPTPLPIAA
- the plsX gene encoding phosphate acyltransferase PlsX; the encoded protein is MQIALDAMGGDRGPDELVAGAVQAVNEMDLEVTLLGDENLIHDALKKHQGKDSGISVFHAPEVISMNESPIDAVRKKKNSSIVQAFNLQKQQKVGAVVSAGNSGATMAAAVMLLGRLKKISRPGIASIFPTLKGPVVMMDVGANVDCRPQHLFQFGVMAAAFSKILFGVEKPRIGLLSIGEEGGKGNILTKKSHELFQNSSLNYVGNVEGRDTFQGDVDVIVCDGFVGNVCLKLSEGLAEAVVSMLRDEINKSFAAKMGYLLARGAFKNLRKRIDYAEYGGAPLLGLNGNGIVCHGRSNALAIKNAIGVAAELVRNNVNDHILNLLRESDYGEKISFDDSGLPDDGGVQ
- a CDS encoding DsbC family protein; protein product: MKPLVITGIFLSILFIMTSPATSFVKDGCGTGECKDCHNLTKEEAVTLLNDKSIEVMDITFSEVPGLWAVDIKQRDKTIPIYIDFSKQYILTGSILRLNNKTDVTRDRFIRLNKIDITQVPLDKAIIIGNPNAPKKIIVFDDPECSYCMKIHSEMKAVVEKNPDIAFFIKMFPLQSHPKAYEKAKTIICKNSAQLLEDSLAGKEIPPPDCDTDEIDKNIALALKIGVQSTPTLIYPDGRVIPGYKQAEMIIQLMEEDEKQGKKK
- a CDS encoding DUF177 domain-containing protein, whose protein sequence is MLVKFDEIPEDGLRIEIEDESWFPDRDLKRTGAVRSWIFLERRGCRVFVSGYIDVELQLSCDRCLEAFSFRPIPDFRMVAELVASSSTGQSIEEHLLGSNEMDVMFLEKPVIDVFELLDQQILLALPVKKLCNEECRGICSQCGSNINVQVCSCESKAKITPFTVLAQLKK
- the rpmF gene encoding 50S ribosomal protein L32; its protein translation is MALPKRRHSHSRTRKRRANDGLTAPTVSSCPECGEPKLPHTLCSGCGTYKGKSIVKLNEDDLE
- a CDS encoding MMPL family transporter; this translates as MGSFFIRIYDKLILERPVVSLLVTLAIIGFFVFKIPEFKLDASADSLVLENDFALRYHRQITERYGTNDVLVLTYSPKQDLFSKNSLADLKSFRNELKTLDGVASLVTILDVPLLFSSDVSLGDLLDTEKIKTLEDPGLDMDAVKLELRDSPLYRNRLLSQDGQTTAILINLLPDAKYRNLLKTRYKLREKKYDSQISPDEENQLQEVSEEFRRHLTVVTKKQNELVGAIRQVMGKYRPNAQVFLGGVPMIVTDMTAFIRNDLIVFGIGVFFFLLITLAIIFRKPRWVILPMLCCLAAGLTMIGYLGYADWRVTVISSNFISLMLIFTMSLTIHLIVHYRELHAQMPDADQRTLVRETVRLKVIPCLYTSLTTIVAFISLLVSDIRPVMDFGLMMTIGLIVSFILSFVLFPATAVLLAKGSEETQNTKKKSRPPFTLFFARITEAHGGKILIASIILTIVSGIGISKLKVENRFIDYFRERTEIYQGMKLIDQKLGGTTPLDLIIDFKAVTAKQESDEIDPFDELGDKDDETAWFASSFRMEQIEKVHDYLEDFPEIGEVLSIATAMKIARRLNDNTSLENYEISLLHKKSPENIRKLLIDPYVSEDIPQARITMRATETDKNLQRKELLENIRGFVKKELGLSDDQIHFTNMFVLYNNMLQSLYRSQILTIGMVFLGIVLMFMVLFRSLLVALIAIVPNLLPAAMVLGTMGLFGIPLDMMTITIAAITIGIAVDDTIHYIHRFKAEFPVDRNYLATVYRCHGSIGKAMYYTSLTIIIGFSILIMSNFIPTIYFGIFTGFAMVVALLAALTLLPQLIILLKPFGPEQVKTENP
- a CDS encoding ABC transporter substrate-binding protein; protein product: MKHPYRNCCVKIMKMLLLMLCLFMLFGTTAQAKQEIPPLGQIRLTVDNILTVLRDETLKSPDKNQERREKILIEVDKRFDFEEMTRLALGSEWDKRNKKEQEEFIDLFKKILENRYIGRVEAYSDEQVNFQDELIKGNKALVSSVFSKNGQEMSVDYKLKKNSDNWLVYDVIIEKVSLIKNYRAEFAQIIAKEEYAGLLKRLKGKVEQISE
- a CDS encoding VacJ family lipoprotein; protein product: MDLRIRGWGIVFFCGLIFYAVMFVSLPAAFAAEDESVDLSINESLGEEDWVDPFEDEYNDASENVQESLWVDPLEPVNRAFFYFNDKFYFWLLKPVSQGYAFVMPQVGRVGISNVFRNLMMPVRFANSFLQGELVDSGVELTRFLVNSTVGIVGFFDPAKDWLGLEESQEDFGQTLGLYGVGDAVYFCWPILGPSNLRDTIGLSGDYFLNPISYLALSEPLAGYGAESVKRINKTSLNIGKYETIKEDSFDPYIAVRDVYLQYRRGKITE